In Finegoldia magna ATCC 53516, a genomic segment contains:
- a CDS encoding GNAT family N-acetyltransferase: MNTKYVIKNAAVSPDDYNDLREKSGIGNRKSKENVKVAIENSLFITSIYDGDKLIAMARVAGDGAISLVVTDVMVDSSYQKNGLGSVLMNEVSKYLDENYDEDAYIILLANTPYDKFYEKFHFQQFPNKKGMLRVL; encoded by the coding sequence ATGAATACAAAATATGTGATAAAAAATGCAGCGGTTAGTCCAGATGATTACAACGATTTGCGTGAAAAATCTGGTATTGGAAATAGAAAATCAAAGGAGAATGTGAAGGTTGCAATTGAAAATTCTCTTTTCATTACATCAATTTACGATGGAGATAAGTTGATTGCGATGGCAAGGGTTGCCGGAGATGGGGCAATTAGTCTTGTGGTTACTGATGTTATGGTGGATTCAAGCTATCAGAAAAATGGTTTGGGAAGTGTTTTGATGAATGAGGTTAGCAAATACTTGGACGAAAATTACGATGAAGATGCGTATATTATTTTGTTAGCGAACACTCCTTATGATAAATTTTACGAAAAATTTCATTTCCAACAATTTCCTAACAAAAAGGGTATGCTGAGAGTTTTGTAG
- a CDS encoding ECF transporter S component: MKSKSKMSYNLSVILLIPLGIAINFVGANLTAALKLPVYLDVIGTVFTGVLCGPWIGFLTGVVTNIVTSVTNPTQLPYLVVSGAIGLVAGICGKKGMFKTPAKTFVVAIIIWLVAMITSAPITVLVFGGVTGASGSSAITTFLVATGKGLWESVIGSTVLTETLDKFLTSFAVYFLIKSIPNRNLLRYPNGIQYIKEKKNKYVRGAK; this comes from the coding sequence ATGAAATCTAAATCTAAGATGAGCTATAACTTGTCGGTAATTTTACTAATTCCACTTGGTATAGCTATCAATTTTGTTGGTGCAAATTTGACTGCAGCATTAAAATTGCCTGTATATTTGGATGTTATAGGAACTGTGTTCACAGGTGTGTTGTGCGGTCCATGGATTGGTTTTCTTACAGGTGTTGTTACAAATATCGTGACATCTGTTACAAATCCAACACAACTTCCTTATTTGGTTGTAAGTGGTGCGATTGGTTTGGTTGCAGGGATTTGCGGCAAGAAAGGAATGTTTAAAACTCCAGCGAAGACATTTGTAGTAGCCATTATTATTTGGCTTGTGGCGATGATTACGTCTGCGCCAATTACTGTTTTGGTTTTTGGTGGCGTTACTGGAGCGAGTGGTTCAAGTGCAATCACGACATTTTTGGTTGCAACAGGAAAAGGATTATGGGAATCTGTTATTGGTTCAACTGTTCTTACAGAAACTTTGGATAAGTTTTTGACTTCGTTTGCAGTGTATTTCCTTATCAAATCCATTCCGAACAGAAATTTGTTGAGATATCCTAATGGAATTCAATACATAAAAGAAAAGAAGAACAAATACGTGAGAGGTGCAAAATGA